AGGAAGACCTCGCCAAGAAGGGCGTCATCTTCACCGACACCGATTCCGCCGTGCGCGATTATCCCGATCTGGTGCGGCAATATTTTGCCACGATCATTCCCCCGACGGACAATAAATTCGCCGCGCTGAATTCGGCGGTGTGGTCGGGCGGCTCGTTCATCTATGTGCCCAAGGGAGTGAAAATCGATTTCCCGCTGCAAGCCTATTTCCGCATCAATGCCGAGAGCATGGGCCAGTTCGAGCGCACGCTGATTCTGGTCGACGAAGGGGCCCAGGTGCACTACGTCGAAGGCTGCACCGCCCCGATGTATACCACCGAAAGCCTGCACTCGGCCGTGGTCGAAATCGTCGTCAAAAAACATGCCCGTTGCCGCTATACGACGATCCAGAATTGGGCCAACAACATTTACAACCTCGTCACCAAGCGGGCCATGGCCTACGAAGGGGCGACGATGGAATGGATCGACGGCAATCTCGGCAGCCGTCTGACGATGAAATACCCCTCGGTCTACATGATGGAGCCGGGCGCTCGCGGCGAAATCTTGTCGATCGCCTTCGCCTCGGCCGGCCAGCACCAGGATGCCGGGGCGAAGCTCGTGCACTGTGCGCCGAACACGTCGGGCCGGATCGTGTCGAAATCGATTTCGAAAAACGGCGGCCGAGCCAGCTACCGCGGCTTGGTGAAAATCGAGCGCGGAGCAAAGCACTCGAAATCGAACGTCGTTTGCGACGCCCTGATTCTCGATCCCAAGAGCCGCAGCGACACCTATCCGTATATCGAAATCGACGAGCAAGATGTCACCGTCGGCCATGAAGCGAGCGTCTCGCGGATCGGCGAGGAACAATTGTTCTATCTCACCAGCCGTGGCCTGAGCGAAGCCGAGGCCAGCACGATGATCGTCAGCGGGTTCATCGAGCCGTTGGTGAAAGAGCTGCCGATGGAATATGCCGTGGAAATGAACCGACTCGTGGAACTGCAAATGGAAGGGTCGGTGGGGTAGAATGAGGCTGGAATAATGCCGCGGATCCCTGGGCGGGCGCAATGGCGGAACGATTCGCGTATCGCGGAACGACCCGAGGCTGGCCGGGAAGCGAGCCTCTGCAAATCGCGCATAACACTCCCACGACTAGCGACCCATTAGTCGCGACGTTATTTGCCCTAGAATGTTGCCGGCACGGTGAAGCGGGGATTTATATCGCACCGTTGCTTCGGTTGCGGATTTGATTGTCGAGCCAAACTGCCTCGCCCAGTTGGAAAAGGAGATCGGTCTAAGTATCTTGCCAGCCGAATTTCAATCGATCTACCGCAGGCATTGGATATCGGCGCAGTCGGCTCGGGCGATATGGGAAGAAATGGGGCTTGAGGTTCCAGTTGCAATTTCGAATTATGATCGGCTGATTCTTGAGCTTGGACGCTTGCAACGGTTGACCGAGGCGCAAGTAATCGAGTTCAACTCGCGCGCTTTAAGGTGACGATCATGGATCGGAACATCGAGTTTTACGTGCATGGACTCGTGGAAGGCGAATCCGGAAAGCTTAGGTTTGTCGGCCGTTGCTGCGCAGACACGATCCAAGTCGGAGATTTTTTCGAATCGGTCTTCGCTTATGAATTTGCGACTGATTCCGCCGGGAGTGAGGTGACGGCGCACGTTCATCCGGAGCCGCTTCACCTGCGCATCGCACGAATCCACGCGTACGGTCAGTTCTTGGATCTGTTGGGAACAGGCATGACTGGGACTCTCGATCTGGAGGGCTCCGGGCAAGAACTGGTCCGGCCGGGTCTCGTGCTGGGTGGCGAATCCGTCGCCGCAAATGGGCAAACCGCGCCGGCCGACGTAAAATCCAGCACGGCGTCGTGATAATCCCTGACCGTCAATAGGTTCAATAGATGCCAGCAACCGCCGCAATTTCCGGATTTTCCTCCGCCGCGTTCGAAGCATTTCTCCAATCGCGCGGCGAGCCCGAATGGCTTGTCGACATGCGGCGGGCGGCTTGGAAGGAATTCGAGTCGCTGCCGACGCCCAGTCGCGGCGACGAAGAATGGATGCGCACCGAGTTGCGCATGTTTCATCTCGACCGCTTTCAGATTCCCATGGCAATCCGCGGCGACGAATCGGCCGCGGTTCCTGCAGCGGTCCCCGACGCGCTGCTGACGCACGGCGTCGAGCCGGCCGGGGCGACCGTGGTTCGCGACGGCCGGCCGATCGCGGCCAGTCTCGATCCGCAATTGGCGAAGCGCGGCGTGTTGTTCGGCAGCCTCGATGCGCTCGTGGCCGAGCATGGCGATCTCATTCGCCGGCATTTGTTTCGAGCGATGAACCCGAGCTACGATAAATTCGCGGCCCTGCATGCCGCCTGCTGGACCGGCGGCACGTTGCTTTACGTGCCGCGCGGCGTCGTGGTCGATCGACCGTTTCACACGCTTTCGGGCCTGAGCGCGCGCGGCGTCGATCTGGGCCACATCCTCGTGATTCTCGAACCGGGGGCCGAGGCGACGCTGCTCTCCGAAACGGCCGGCGGCAGCAACACCGAAGCCGCCATGCACTGCGGCGGCATCGAATTGCTCGTTGGCGAGAATGCGACGCTGCGTTACGTGAATCTGCAAAATTGGGGACACGGCGTCTGGCATTTCGCTCATCAAAAGGGCCTCGTCAATCGCGATGGCCGATTGCAATGGACGATCGGAGCCCTTGGCTCGCGGCTGGCGAAGGTGAATCAACATGTGGCGCTGGTCGGCCCGGGGGCGCAAACGCAGGTGAACGGCGTCATGTTCACCGAAGGCAAGCAACACCTGACCTACAACACGCTCCAGCACCATGCAGCGCCGCATTGCAAAAGCGATTTGCTCTACAAGGGCGGCTTGCAGGATCAGTCGCGGCTCGTGTGGCGCGGCATGATCAAGGTCGATCCGATCGCCCAGCAAACCGATGGCTATCAGCGAAACGACAATCTGATGCTCTCCGAGGAATCGCGGGCCGATTCGATCCCCGGCCTCGAAATTCAAGCCGACGATGTGCGCTGCACGCACGGCTCGACGACCGGCCGGGTAGACGACGAGCAGATTTTCTACTGCCAAGCCCGCGGCCTGACGCGCAAAGAAGCGATCCGCACCGTGGTGGCCGGCTTTTTTCAGCAGGTGTTCGATCGGATCACGATCGAAAGCGTTCGCGAAGCGCTCGGACAGGCCATCGACCGCCGAGTGCGAGAGTACGAGTGATTGCCAGCCACCGATCTAGGGCGATCGACAGGCGCGGTATCGGTGACGTCGAATCGAGGTCGGGGCGAAGCGATGGTTGTGTGCCACTGGCAAGCGAAGTCTGCCAGTGTTGCCACGCGAGCTGACGTTCACGCCCTTCGAAATCAGGGGACAAGGCTGGCTTAGACGATTCCGCTGCTAATAAATCGATGTCAGACGGCGCTCGCACTGGCAGACCTGCGCTTGCCAGTGGCGATCCGAGTGTGGCATCAAATCGAGTTGGTTGGGGGTTGCATGTCTGAATTCATCCGCGTTGCCTCGGTGAACGATGTTCCAGACCCAGGTCGGGCATTGGTCGAGGTTGGCGACCGGCTGGTGGCGCTGTTTCAGGTCGGCGGAAAGTTCTATGCACTCGACGATGTTTGCACCCACGACGGCGGCCCGCTGGCCGAAGGGGAACTCGACGGCCTGACCATCGCCTGCCCGCGGCACGGCGCCAAATTCGACATCCGCGACGGCCGCGCCCTGACGATGCCGGCCACGCGGCCGACCGTGGCCCACGAAGTGAAAGTCGAAGGCAACGACGTTTTCGTGCGGCTTAGCGAGTAAAATGAATTCGAGCCGCACTCCGCGGCCTCCCTCGCTAACGCTTCGGGCTAGTATGTCGGATAGCCATGCAATAGCCCGAAGCGCGAGCAAGGACGGAGCCCGCCGGCTTATGTGACTTTACAAGGAGAGACCGATGCCCATCAGTGAAGACAGCGTTCGCGAAGCGCTGAAGCAGGTGATCGATCCGGAGTTGTTCGTCAACATCATCGATCTGGGGCTCGTCTACGGCGTTGCCGTCGAACCGGTTGGGGAAAAGGAAAACGTCAAGATCGAGATGACGATGACGAGTCCTGCCTGCCCGGCCGGCCCACAGTTGATCGGCCAGTCGAAGCAAGTGCTGAGTTCGCTTCCCAACGTCGGCGAAGTCGAGGTGAAACTGGTCATGATTCCGCCGTGGACGCCCGACCGCATGACGGAAGATGCCCGCGATCAGTTGGGGATTTTTTGACATTCGCTGACGCGGTTCCGTTCAACTCACCGCCTGCTCCGGTTCGAGCTTGCGGCCCTTGATTGCTGCCGATGCCGCGTGTCCTGCTCTACGAATTCCTGACCGGCGGCGGATTGATCGGCCAGCCGGACTCGCCGAATGATGTGTCGCTTCGCCGCGAGGGAGCGGCAATGCTCGCGGCGCTCGCCACCGATTTCGCCGCATTGGACGGTATAAAAACGACCGTCATTCTCGATCGACGGCAGGATGCGAATTTGCTCCCGCCCTCGAAGTGCGAAATCGTAAGCGCCCTCGAACCGGGCGACGACTGCCGAGCGTTGGAACACCATTGTCGTCATGCCGATTGGACGATCGTCATCGCCCCGGAATTTGACGGTCTGCTCGAATCGCGATTGCGATTGGTTGCAAACACCGGGGGTCGATTGCTCGGGCCGTCACCGCAGTTGGCAGCCCTGGCCTCCGACAAACAGCGAACGGCAGAACACCTCGCCGCATCGGGAGTGCCCGTGCCGTTCGGCAGATCGGTCGATGCAAACGATTTGCTCGACACGGCAGAGGAAATCGGTTTTCCAGCCGTGATCAAGCCGCTGGATGGAGCTGGATCGCTGAATGTGCGGCTGGTGCGCGATCGCGCTACGGCGGCCCGATTGCAAGCCGCGTATCGCGATCGCGGAATTTTTGGTGCTCGTGTTCGCGTCGAGCGATATTATCCGGGCACTGCCGCCAGCGTTGCGGTGTTGTGCGGGCCGGCCGGCTTATTTCCGCTCCCGCCGTGCAGCCAGCGGCTGATCGATGATGGCCAGTTTCGCTATCTGGGCGGATGTTGCCCGCTCGATGCCGCGCTGGCGCATCGGGCGGA
This DNA window, taken from Pirellulales bacterium, encodes the following:
- the sufB gene encoding Fe-S cluster assembly protein SufB is translated as MATEVTTHDSIPAGSAAGPAPHDQIGEINKYDFHTDSKPVFRARRGLDADIVQQISDIKSEPEWMRQFRLKSLEIFNSKPMPRWGGDIAINFQDIYYYLKPAEHQGRTWDDVPAEIKKTFDRLGIPEAEKKYLAGVKAQFESEVVYGSLQEDLAKKGVIFTDTDSAVRDYPDLVRQYFATIIPPTDNKFAALNSAVWSGGSFIYVPKGVKIDFPLQAYFRINAESMGQFERTLILVDEGAQVHYVEGCTAPMYTTESLHSAVVEIVVKKHARCRYTTIQNWANNIYNLVTKRAMAYEGATMEWIDGNLGSRLTMKYPSVYMMEPGARGEILSIAFASAGQHQDAGAKLVHCAPNTSGRIVSKSISKNGGRASYRGLVKIERGAKHSKSNVVCDALILDPKSRSDTYPYIEIDEQDVTVGHEASVSRIGEEQLFYLTSRGLSEAEASTMIVSGFIEPLVKELPMEYAVEMNRLVELQMEGSVG
- the sufD gene encoding Fe-S cluster assembly protein SufD is translated as MPATAAISGFSSAAFEAFLQSRGEPEWLVDMRRAAWKEFESLPTPSRGDEEWMRTELRMFHLDRFQIPMAIRGDESAAVPAAVPDALLTHGVEPAGATVVRDGRPIAASLDPQLAKRGVLFGSLDALVAEHGDLIRRHLFRAMNPSYDKFAALHAACWTGGTLLYVPRGVVVDRPFHTLSGLSARGVDLGHILVILEPGAEATLLSETAGGSNTEAAMHCGGIELLVGENATLRYVNLQNWGHGVWHFAHQKGLVNRDGRLQWTIGALGSRLAKVNQHVALVGPGAQTQVNGVMFTEGKQHLTYNTLQHHAAPHCKSDLLYKGGLQDQSRLVWRGMIKVDPIAQQTDGYQRNDNLMLSEESRADSIPGLEIQADDVRCTHGSTTGRVDDEQIFYCQARGLTRKEAIRTVVAGFFQQVFDRITIESVREALGQAIDRRVREYE
- a CDS encoding non-heme iron oxygenase ferredoxin subunit, with protein sequence MSEFIRVASVNDVPDPGRALVEVGDRLVALFQVGGKFYALDDVCTHDGGPLAEGELDGLTIACPRHGAKFDIRDGRALTMPATRPTVAHEVKVEGNDVFVRLSE
- a CDS encoding metal-sulfur cluster assembly factor, producing the protein MPISEDSVREALKQVIDPELFVNIIDLGLVYGVAVEPVGEKENVKIEMTMTSPACPAGPQLIGQSKQVLSSLPNVGEVEVKLVMIPPWTPDRMTEDARDQLGIF
- a CDS encoding ATP-grasp domain-containing protein, translated to MPRVLLYEFLTGGGLIGQPDSPNDVSLRREGAAMLAALATDFAALDGIKTTVILDRRQDANLLPPSKCEIVSALEPGDDCRALEHHCRHADWTIVIAPEFDGLLESRLRLVANTGGRLLGPSPQLAALASDKQRTAEHLAASGVPVPFGRSVDANDLLDTAEEIGFPAVIKPLDGAGSLNVRLVRDRATAARLQAAYRDRGIFGARVRVERYYPGTAASVAVLCGPAGLFPLPPCSQRLIDDGQFRYLGGCCPLDAALAHRAEALAFRAVESLADPLGYLGVDLVLGRGRDDVVIEINPRLTTSYVGLRAVAASNLAEAMLTIADGQSPTLSFRNRCVEYDSDGTVRFAAAIE